The window AACGAATGGAAAAGTTAGAAGCAAAGAAACCCTTTCCTTACTTTATGCTTTCACGCATTTCTCCACAAGGCTTGCGGGTCTTGTAGGCAAAATAAAAAAAGAGAATAAGGTGCAAGGTATTTTGCTTTTGCTAAATACAGAGCTTGATGATGGCGAGCAGTACGCTCTTTGGAATGACTTTAGCTTTATGTATGACTACTTTGGTGTTCCTGTACAAACTATAACCAAAAGATCTTTAAGGGTTTTGTTAGAAGGCGAAGAGAAGGAAGCAGATGCTACTATAAAAAATATAATAATAAGTCTTTATAAGGACTCAAAAACTCTGGAGTTTGAGTTTGAAGGTTTTAGCTTGCCCTCAGATACAGTAGTTTATGCAGTACTTGAAAAACCTTCACCAGCCATACTATACACTAAAGCAAGATTGGGTGAACGATCTATGGAAAGAGGCTTAAGACATATCCTTTATGAGGTATATAAGATTAGTGTAAAAGACAAAAAAGCAAGCGTAGAGCTTGAAGACAAGTATCTTGTGATGGTTGGTGCTTACGGCGATGAGGCTAAAAAGCTTGAAAACTGGATAAGAGATGAGCTTCAAAAGAAAAACACACGTTTTTGCTTCATTACAGCTATGAAGGATTCTGTTCTTGAAGAGTTAGAAAACAGGCTCGGGAATCCTTCTGAACTTGAGGGTAAGGTGCTACGCATACGCTACAAGGAGCTAAAGACAGCCTACTTTTCACAGAAGGCTGATAAGGACTGTTATGTGATATACAGCCAAGAGATGCTAAAACTCTTTGAAACCCTTGGTATTCAAACAGACAAGGGTGCCGCCGCCATAGCTATAAAGCCTACAAACTCTCAAAGATACGAAGACTACTACCATACAGCTCTTCAAGTCTTCTTCACTGAACGCATTGGCTGGCAGAGGGAAGAGGTCTATGCGGAAAGAAAAAGTCTCTTTATATTTACAGTACTTGCCCTTTCCATGTATGAAAGCGAATCTCACAAAACACCTTACAGCAAGCTTGAGCTTTGGTCAAAGGATAAAAGTGTATATGTAGAGATAACTCGTGGATACAACACCTATGAGTTTCCTCTAAGAGCCATAACCTATGAGCTTCTTCACCTAATAGCTCCACTGCCTCTCAAAGAGAACCTATAGAAAGTAAGATAGGTTCAGGGATTTACAAAGAGAGGGATGTCTACGCATACCTTTACACGGAAGTATTCTTCTTCCTTCGCCTGTGTGATCCTGAGCTTACAGTTCATGATAAGTGTAAGTCTGTGAGCTATATATAGCCCTATGCCTGTGTATTTGCCCTCAAAAGGTTTGAAGAGTTTTTCTTCATCTATACCTCTTTCTGCGAGGTTTTCAACACATACCGAAGCGTATTTATCTTCCTTACTGACCTGGATGGTTATAAGACTGTCTTTTGTGCTGTGAAGCAGTGCGTTATCCATCAGTATGCTAAGTATCTCTAAGAGGATGTCCCTGTCGCAGATGACGGTGAGAGATTCTTCCGTACTTTTTAGTCTTATCCTTCCACTTTCCACATTATAAAGTTCTACCGCAGTTTTTACCAGAGGCATAAGATCGCACTTTTCCATCTTCGCAAGATGCTGTTGATTTTCCATTTTTGACATTCTCAAAAAAGCGTTTACGTTCCTTTCAAGTCTCCAAAGCTCATCCCTAATTATCCGTAGTTTATCATCTTCCGAAAGCCTCATTTTGTCTTCAAGGATAAGTATGGCTGTAGAAAGGGGAGTCTTTATTGAATGGCTAAGACCCAGTATCACGTTCCTCTGCCTTATAGACAGATCTTTCAGTTGTAGCAGAGCTTCCCTTATTTTTTCAAAAAAGGGTTTTAATTCTTCGTATATATATATGTTTTCATCTAATCTCCCACTTACAAGTGCATCACTCATGACCTTTATGGAAGTCATAAGGGACCTGAGCAATAGAAGATAAGTCAGTAGGATTATCAGAGAGAGCATGCTCCATGAGATTGAAAGAGATAGCTTAAGAGTTTTTAAAAATTCCGCTTCAGGTGTGAAGTTAATCGCGTACTGAACATAAAATCCATCCAGTCTTTTATAAGTCAAAACTCTGTAGAAGATTTCTCCGTACTTAAATGTGCGCACATCGGGCAAGCGCCATTTCTCATCAAAGGGAAGTAAAACATTTTCTGTACCCTCAAGTATGAGACCATTCGGCGTTCTTATCGTGTAAACCTCGTAATTGGGGTGAGTATCTTCAGGACCTTTGCCGGAAAAGTAAGAAAGCTCAAAGGCTTTAGCATCTTCCATTATGTGTCTGTCAACTGAGGAAAGAAGCACCTTCCTTACGCTCATATAAAGCAGTAGGTGGTAAACTGTGATCAAAAAGATTAAAAAGCCCAAAAGAAAGCTAAGTTGTAGTTTCAGCGACTTTTTCATTCTATTATGTAACCGAATCCTCTTGAAGATTTTATAAGGTCTTTTATTCCGAGCTTTTTTCTTATCCTCGAAATTAGCACCTCTACGGTGTTGCTTTCCGATTCGTATCTGTAGCCTAAACATCTCTCAAGTATTTCTTCCCTACTTACGTATCTGCCCCTGTTCAGGCAAAGATACTCAAGAACTGCAAACTCACCTGCAGTCAAAAGCACCTCCTGTTCTCTTACGGTAACTTTCTTCTTATCTGTGTATACCTTTACCTCACCTAAGTCCAGCACATCGGAAGCGCTACCTTTGGTTCTCCTTATAACCGCTCTTATTCTCGCCAAAAGCTCTTCAAGATGGAAGGGTTTTGTAAGATAGTCATCAGCTCCGAGTGAAAAAAGATCAACCTTCTTAGGAAGATCCGAAACCACCGTAAGCATAAGTACAGGCGTATTTATACCTGACTGCCTAAGGGCTTTTAGTACCTCATCACCACTCATGGAAGGAAGTAGGAGGTCAAGTATGATGAGATCAAATTCCCCAGTCAAGGAAAGCTGATACCCCCTCCTTCCATCCAGTGCAAGACTTACACGATAACCCTCCTTTTCAAGAACTTCCTTGAGAGCCTTTGCCAGTGAAACGTCATCTTCTATGAGGAGTAATCTCAAGGTTGTGGACTTACCTCCTTAAGCATCCTTTTGCGAAGGTCATAGAATTCTCTGCGCATCTGCTCCCTCACATCCATCATACAAACTCTCATTTCCTGAAAGTTAGCTGACTTCTCCAAACATTCCTTCTCCTTGGGAATGTATTTTTCCCTTATCTTCAAAGCCTCAAGCTTAAACTCTCTGCATTTTTCCCAGTTCTGTTCGCACCACATACGCATCTTACCATCGCCTTTCGGATAAGCGAGTGTGGTACCAGATAAGACAATTAAAAGCATAGCTAACTTTTTCATCTCTCTACCTCCTGTTAGAGCTTAAATTAAAATGTAAATACTCATTATGAACGGAAGGTGAACGGTGTAAAATCTTACCATGAAGGGTGCACTGCTTGTTGTAGATGACGAGAAAAACATAAGAGAGATACTCAAAACACTCCTTGAGGAAGAAGGCTATTATGTGAAAACCGCTGAAAGCATAGAGGGTACAAAAAAACTCATCCAGTCTGAGTATTTCCATACTGTTTTACTTGATGTGTGGCTTCCTGATGGAGACGGCATATCTTTCCTGAGTTATTTAAAAAATTACCTCCCAGATACGAGCGTAATAATCATAACAGGTCACGGAAAGGTGGAGCATGCAGTTAAAGCGATAAAGGAAGGGGCGTACGACTTTCTTGAAAAACCCTTCTCCATAGAGAAGTTACTCCTCACTGTGGAGAGAGCAGTTCAGGAAGTTTTAAGAAGGAGAACTGACAGGAGTGAGGAGGAGGATGATCTGATAGGTAAATCAAAAGCCATACTTGAAATAAAGCAGGTCATAGGAAAAGTAGCAAAAACCAACATAAACGTGCTTATACTGGGCGAAAGTGGAACTGGCAAAGAGCTGGTTGCGAGAAAGATACATAGCCTGTCTGAGCGAAGGGATGCACCCTTTGTGGACATCAACTGTGCTTCACTTCCCGATGAACTTATAGAGGCTGAACTTTTCGGGTACGAAAAAGGGGCATTTACATCCGCATACGCAAGAAAACAAGGTAAGCTTGAACTTGCGCACGGAGGTACTCTTTTCCTTGATGAGATAGGCGATATGAGCCTCAAGGCTCAGGCAAAGCTTCTTAGGGTTATTGAGAATAAGCAATTTACGAGGCTCGGTGGAACACAGACGGTGTTTTCTGAGTTTAGGCTTGTATCAGCATCCAACAAAGACCTACGT of the Hydrogenobacter sp. genome contains:
- a CDS encoding HAMP domain-containing sensor histidine kinase, producing MKKSLKLQLSFLLGFLIFLITVYHLLLYMSVRKVLLSSVDRHIMEDAKAFELSYFSGKGPEDTHPNYEVYTIRTPNGLILEGTENVLLPFDEKWRLPDVRTFKYGEIFYRVLTYKRLDGFYVQYAINFTPEAEFLKTLKLSLSISWSMLSLIILLTYLLLLRSLMTSIKVMSDALVSGRLDENIYIYEELKPFFEKIREALLQLKDLSIRQRNVILGLSHSIKTPLSTAILILEDKMRLSEDDKLRIIRDELWRLERNVNAFLRMSKMENQQHLAKMEKCDLMPLVKTAVELYNVESGRIRLKSTEESLTVICDRDILLEILSILMDNALLHSTKDSLITIQVSKEDKYASVCVENLAERGIDEEKLFKPFEGKYTGIGLYIAHRLTLIMNCKLRITQAKEEEYFRVKVCVDIPLFVNP
- a CDS encoding response regulator transcription factor, coding for MRLLLIEDDVSLAKALKEVLEKEGYRVSLALDGRRGYQLSLTGEFDLIILDLLLPSMSGDEVLKALRQSGINTPVLMLTVVSDLPKKVDLFSLGADDYLTKPFHLEELLARIRAVIRRTKGSASDVLDLGEVKVYTDKKKVTVREQEVLLTAGEFAVLEYLCLNRGRYVSREEILERCLGYRYESESNTVEVLISRIRKKLGIKDLIKSSRGFGYIIE
- a CDS encoding sigma-54 dependent transcriptional regulator, which codes for MKGALLVVDDEKNIREILKTLLEEEGYYVKTAESIEGTKKLIQSEYFHTVLLDVWLPDGDGISFLSYLKNYLPDTSVIIITGHGKVEHAVKAIKEGAYDFLEKPFSIEKLLLTVERAVQEVLRRRTDRSEEEDDLIGKSKAILEIKQVIGKVAKTNINVLILGESGTGKELVARKIHSLSERRDAPFVDINCASLPDELIEAELFGYEKGAFTSAYARKQGKLELAHGGTLFLDEIGDMSLKAQAKLLRVIENKQFTRLGGTQTVFSEFRLVSASNKDLREEIKRGNFREDLYYRISAFVLSLPPLRERGEDVIVLAEHFLKKFSKDYKKPAMYLTDDAKALLMSYEWRGNVRELKNFIERLVILHTKDRIDADDVRSFLSINIPESYEKLFVQRDIKIAKQEFEKLFIERKLREYNYDLKKVSEVINLDISNLYRKIKQYSIEIKNKEGADAPP